From one Nonomuraea polychroma genomic stretch:
- a CDS encoding solute symporter family protein, protein MILFLAFVAATLGITFWASRQTKTAADYYAGGRSFTGVQNGLAIGGDYMSAASFLGIAGIIALSGYDGFLYSIGFLVAWLVALLLVAELMRNSGKFTMADVLAFRMSPRPVRTAAGVSTIVVSIFYLLAQMVGAGALVGLLLGITSPAGKAWTIVGVGALMIVYVVFGGMKGTTWVQIVKAVLLMGGAALVTVLVLGKFGFNLSALLGQAATTSGPKANPGNFLIPGLKYGTDAQGLAGKIDLISLGLALVLGTAGLPHILIRFYTVPTAKDARKSVLWGIGIIGTFYLLTLVLGFGAAALVGKDAIVAGDKAGNTAAPLLAQAVGQDIFGPVGGTLLLALIGAVAFATILAVVAGLTLASSSSFSHDLYAHVFKRGNATERQEVVVARISALVIGAVAIGLGILAQGQNVAFLVALAFAVAASGNLPAILYSLFWKRFNTAGAVSAIYGGLISALVLVIFSPVVSGGETALFKTADFAWFPLSNPGILSIPIGFLCGWLGTIMSKEYNAAKYAEIEVRSLTGVGAEKAVEH, encoded by the coding sequence ATGATCCTCTTCCTCGCCTTCGTCGCGGCGACCCTGGGGATCACCTTCTGGGCCAGTCGCCAGACGAAGACGGCCGCCGACTACTACGCGGGCGGCCGCTCGTTCACCGGCGTGCAGAACGGCCTGGCCATCGGCGGCGACTACATGTCCGCCGCCTCCTTCCTGGGCATCGCGGGCATCATCGCGTTGTCCGGCTACGACGGGTTCCTGTACTCGATCGGCTTCCTCGTCGCCTGGCTCGTGGCGCTGCTGCTGGTGGCCGAGCTCATGCGGAACTCCGGCAAGTTCACCATGGCCGACGTGCTGGCGTTCAGGATGAGCCCGCGCCCGGTCCGCACGGCCGCCGGCGTGTCCACGATCGTGGTCAGCATCTTCTACCTGCTGGCGCAGATGGTCGGCGCGGGCGCGCTGGTCGGTCTGCTGCTCGGCATCACCAGCCCGGCGGGCAAGGCGTGGACGATCGTCGGCGTGGGCGCGCTGATGATCGTCTACGTGGTGTTCGGCGGCATGAAGGGCACCACCTGGGTCCAGATCGTCAAGGCCGTGCTGCTGATGGGCGGCGCCGCGCTGGTGACGGTGCTGGTGCTGGGCAAGTTCGGCTTCAACCTGTCGGCGCTGCTCGGCCAGGCCGCCACCACCAGCGGCCCGAAGGCCAACCCCGGCAACTTCCTCATCCCCGGGCTGAAGTACGGCACCGACGCCCAGGGCCTGGCCGGCAAGATCGACCTCATCAGCTTGGGTCTGGCGCTGGTGCTGGGCACGGCGGGCCTGCCCCACATCCTCATCCGCTTCTACACCGTCCCCACCGCCAAGGACGCCCGCAAGTCGGTCCTGTGGGGCATCGGCATCATCGGCACGTTCTACCTGCTGACCCTCGTCCTCGGCTTCGGCGCGGCGGCTCTCGTCGGCAAGGACGCCATCGTGGCGGGCGACAAGGCGGGCAACACCGCGGCGCCCCTGCTGGCCCAGGCCGTCGGCCAGGACATCTTCGGCCCGGTCGGTGGCACGCTCCTGCTGGCGCTCATCGGGGCCGTGGCCTTCGCCACGATCCTGGCCGTGGTCGCCGGGCTCACTCTCGCCTCCTCCTCCAGCTTCTCGCACGACCTGTACGCGCACGTCTTCAAGCGCGGCAATGCGACGGAGCGCCAGGAGGTCGTGGTGGCCCGCATCTCCGCCCTGGTCATCGGCGCCGTCGCGATCGGCCTCGGCATCCTCGCCCAGGGGCAGAACGTGGCGTTCCTCGTGGCGCTGGCGTTCGCCGTGGCGGCGTCCGGCAACCTGCCGGCGATCCTCTACAGCCTGTTCTGGAAGCGGTTCAACACGGCGGGCGCCGTGTCGGCGATCTACGGTGGTCTGATCTCCGCTCTGGTGCTGGTGATCTTCTCGCCGGTGGTGTCCGGTGGGGAGACGGCGCTGTTCAAGACGGCCGACTTCGCCTGGTTCCCGCTGAGCAACCCCGGCATCCTGTCGATCCCGATCGGCTTCCTGTGCGGCTGGCTCGGCACGATCATGAGCAAGGAGTACAACGCCGCCAAGTACGCCGAAATCGAGGTCCGCTCCCTGACCGGGGTTGGCGCGGAGAAGGCCGTAGAACACTGA
- a CDS encoding DUF485 domain-containing protein, with protein MTTREHDASVYEQVQESTEFQELKKRFRAWTFPMTVAFLAWYLLYVVMSGWARGFMAVKVLGDINIGLIFGLLQFVSTFLIAWAYARHAEKKLDPIADKLRHEVEEKL; from the coding sequence GTGACGACAAGAGAACATGACGCGTCCGTTTATGAACAAGTCCAGGAGAGCACTGAGTTCCAAGAATTGAAGAAGCGCTTCCGCGCCTGGACGTTCCCGATGACCGTGGCGTTCCTCGCGTGGTACCTGCTGTACGTGGTGATGTCCGGATGGGCGCGCGGCTTCATGGCCGTCAAGGTGCTCGGGGACATCAACATCGGGCTGATCTTCGGCCTGCTGCAGTTCGTGTCCACGTTCCTGATCGCGTGGGCGTACGCGAGGCACGCCGAGAAGAAGCTGGACCCCATCGCCGACAAGCTGCGGCATGAAGTGGAGGAGAAGCTCTAG
- a CDS encoding carbohydrate ABC transporter permease: MRRVATLAKVVVLAAWLLITLFPLYWVVVTSLKPKPEIFAVPLKYWPGEVTFEHYEELFSFADFGTYLLNSLMVSLVAAGAVTAIGVLGGYTLARFTFPGRGVLMLAFLVTQMIPLFIALGPLYLLMSDLDLLNRLAGLMLVYVAMLVPFSTIIMRGFYERVPVALEEAAQVDGASRLVAMVRVVIPVMLPGIAATFIFAFVQCWNELFLAITFIDSEDAKTIPVAMNSFITQYDIDWGSMAAATVVSVVPTLVLFAAIRRYIVEGLTAGAVKG, encoded by the coding sequence ATGAGACGTGTCGCGACGCTCGCCAAGGTGGTCGTGCTGGCCGCCTGGCTGCTGATCACCCTGTTCCCCCTCTACTGGGTCGTCGTCACCTCGCTCAAGCCCAAGCCCGAGATCTTCGCGGTGCCGCTCAAGTACTGGCCGGGCGAGGTGACGTTCGAGCACTACGAGGAGCTGTTCTCCTTCGCCGACTTCGGCACCTACCTGCTCAACAGCCTCATGGTCTCCCTTGTCGCGGCCGGGGCGGTGACGGCCATCGGGGTGCTCGGCGGTTACACCCTGGCCCGCTTCACCTTCCCCGGCCGCGGCGTGCTGATGCTGGCGTTCCTGGTCACCCAGATGATCCCGCTGTTCATCGCGCTCGGCCCGCTCTACCTGCTGATGTCGGATCTCGACCTGCTCAACCGGCTCGCCGGGCTCATGCTCGTGTACGTCGCCATGCTGGTGCCGTTCTCCACGATCATCATGCGCGGCTTCTACGAGCGGGTTCCGGTCGCGCTGGAAGAGGCCGCGCAGGTTGATGGGGCGTCACGGCTCGTGGCCATGGTGCGGGTGGTGATCCCGGTCATGTTGCCGGGGATCGCGGCGACGTTCATCTTCGCGTTCGTCCAATGTTGGAACGAGCTGTTCCTGGCGATCACGTTCATCGACAGCGAGGACGCCAAGACGATCCCGGTGGCCATGAACTCCTTCATCACGCAGTACGACATCGACTGGGGATCCATGGCGGCCGCCACCGTGGTGTCCGTCGTGCCCACGCTCGTGCTGTTCGCCGCCATCCGCCGCTACATCGTCGAAGGGCTGACGGCGGGGGCGGTCAAGGGCTGA
- a CDS encoding carbohydrate ABC transporter permease, which yields MRTFNVRRARFIALCLLPGVVFVALFTYYPVLRGAVMAFQRYNLFDLTSTPFTGLENFRAVLGEERFWTALRNTGTWVVVSLFFQFFLGFGLALLLRRHFRGRGLYQAWVFFPWAMSGFLIGLLWRWMFNGQFGVINDLLLKTGIIDQRIGFLASPGWAMTSVIVANVWYGVTFFAIMIMAALQSVPKELYEAADVDGASRLRQFWHVTLPHIRTTLALIVLLRIIWILNFPDLIYSMTGGGPAGSTDIITTFLIQQVIGGDYGRAGAVGLLVLGLLLSFSVFYLNATRFEKSR from the coding sequence ATGAGGACCTTCAACGTCCGGAGGGCCAGATTCATCGCGCTGTGCCTGCTGCCAGGCGTGGTGTTCGTGGCGTTGTTCACGTACTACCCGGTGCTCCGCGGCGCGGTGATGGCCTTCCAGCGGTACAACCTGTTCGACCTCACCTCGACCCCCTTCACCGGCCTGGAGAACTTCCGCGCCGTGCTGGGCGAGGAGCGGTTCTGGACGGCGCTGCGCAACACCGGCACGTGGGTGGTCGTGTCGCTGTTCTTCCAGTTCTTCCTGGGGTTCGGGCTGGCGTTGCTGCTGCGGCGGCATTTCCGCGGGCGCGGCCTCTACCAGGCGTGGGTGTTCTTCCCGTGGGCCATGTCGGGGTTCCTCATCGGGTTGTTGTGGCGGTGGATGTTCAACGGGCAGTTCGGCGTGATCAACGACCTGCTGCTCAAGACGGGGATCATCGACCAGCGCATCGGCTTCCTGGCCTCGCCGGGGTGGGCGATGACGTCGGTGATCGTGGCCAACGTCTGGTACGGCGTGACGTTCTTCGCCATCATGATCATGGCCGCGCTGCAGTCGGTCCCGAAGGAGCTGTACGAGGCGGCGGACGTGGACGGGGCGTCGCGGCTACGGCAGTTCTGGCACGTGACCCTGCCGCACATCCGGACCACGCTGGCACTGATCGTGTTGCTGCGGATCATCTGGATCCTGAATTTTCCGGATCTCATCTATTCGATGACCGGCGGCGGCCCCGCCGGCAGCACCGACATCATCACGACCTTCCTCATCCAGCAGGTCATCGGCGGGGACTACGGCCGGGCCGGCGCGGTCGGCCTGCTGGTCCTCGGCCTGCTGCTGTCCTTCAGCGTCTTCTACCTCAACGCCACGAGATTCGAGAAATCCCGATGA
- a CDS encoding ABC transporter substrate-binding protein, whose protein sequence is MRKPFLAATVATTLLLAGCGSGSSSSGEVRLRMIESLTSPERTKLIKTLIADFEKANPGVTVELVSPPLDSADQKITQILQTKKDLDVLEVRDHTAKSFSNNGWLAELPTTEWPGWSDLTELAQKKAVEVGGKAYLIPYGFYQRTLFYRTDYGMAQPPTTWEELYEAGKKMTSGDRFGYSFRGGKGGADYAVMMISAYNGEALNPEKSFYLKDKRTIFSTPEAAQAMELYVKIFKEASPPDSVSWGYPEMVQGFTSGVTGMLIQDPEVIKTVEDSGVTAWSTAPIPKGPTGYAFQPVGYAGWGATSFTKHPKEAVKLVQFLSEAKQSIAFAKGNSLIPISKQAQNDPQFSQGAWKAYLQAQQDPKQVITIRPVDYPGWSQFLVDSDRDVQALITGKKTVADVLKSWDAFWTDQAKKVS, encoded by the coding sequence ATGAGAAAGCCCTTCCTGGCGGCCACGGTCGCCACCACGCTTCTGCTCGCGGGCTGCGGCTCCGGCTCGTCGTCCTCGGGAGAGGTACGGCTGCGCATGATCGAGAGTCTGACCAGCCCCGAACGTACCAAGCTCATCAAGACCCTCATCGCCGACTTCGAGAAGGCCAACCCGGGCGTCACGGTCGAGCTCGTCTCACCGCCGCTCGACAGCGCCGACCAGAAGATCACCCAGATCCTGCAGACCAAGAAGGACCTGGACGTGCTGGAGGTACGCGACCACACGGCCAAGTCCTTCTCCAACAACGGCTGGCTGGCCGAGCTGCCCACCACGGAGTGGCCCGGCTGGTCGGACCTGACCGAGCTGGCCCAGAAGAAGGCCGTCGAGGTCGGGGGCAAGGCATACCTGATCCCGTACGGCTTCTACCAGCGCACGCTCTTCTACCGTACGGACTACGGCATGGCCCAGCCCCCGACGACCTGGGAGGAGCTCTACGAGGCCGGCAAGAAGATGACCTCGGGTGACCGCTTCGGTTACTCGTTCCGGGGCGGCAAGGGCGGCGCGGACTACGCGGTGATGATGATCAGCGCGTACAACGGCGAGGCCCTGAACCCCGAGAAGTCCTTCTACCTGAAGGACAAGCGCACGATCTTCTCCACTCCCGAGGCCGCCCAGGCCATGGAGCTCTACGTCAAGATCTTCAAGGAGGCGTCGCCGCCCGACTCGGTGTCCTGGGGCTACCCCGAGATGGTCCAGGGCTTCACCTCGGGCGTCACCGGCATGCTCATCCAGGACCCGGAAGTGATCAAGACGGTCGAGGACAGCGGGGTCACCGCCTGGTCCACCGCCCCCATCCCCAAGGGCCCCACCGGGTACGCCTTCCAGCCCGTCGGCTACGCCGGCTGGGGCGCCACCTCCTTCACCAAGCACCCGAAGGAGGCGGTCAAGCTCGTGCAGTTCCTGTCGGAGGCCAAGCAGAGCATCGCCTTCGCCAAGGGCAACTCGCTCATCCCCATCTCCAAGCAGGCGCAGAACGACCCGCAGTTCTCGCAGGGCGCGTGGAAGGCGTACCTGCAGGCGCAGCAGGACCCCAAGCAGGTGATCACGATCAGGCCGGTGGACTACCCGGGCTGGAGCCAGTTCCTCGTCGACTCCGACCGCGACGTCCAGGCGCTGATCACCGGCAAGAAGACCGTCGCCGACGTGCTCAAGTCGTGGGACGCCTTCTGGACGGACCAGGCCAAGAAGGTTTCATGA
- a CDS encoding trans-sulfuration enzyme family protein, with amino-acid sequence MDDEWICGRLGEDEPWVLGAVNPPVFENSLFTFATAQALGEAIRNEDERYVYWRGTNPTVDLAQRKLAALERGERAKCFGSGMGAISATISSLVSAGDHVLVLGAVYGPTTQFLRYLEKFGVTHTHVGDLAEGDSAIRADTRLLYFESPSYMAYAVVDIAEVTGWARERGLVTVMDNTWSTPIFQKPLTMGVDLVVHSLSKYIGGHSDLVGGVVVGSSRLIRPLALTEYQLYGAAMSPHDAAKVIKGLRTLPVRMAAHQERGLAVAAFLAGHPGVRAVNHPGLASHPGHAIATRQMSGFSSLFSIELATESREEVATFLDKLRYFRIGVSWGGFESLVNAPALSTEESVRATMGIPVGLVRLSVGLEPADTLIKDLGLALEGMGRLA; translated from the coding sequence ATGGATGACGAATGGATCTGTGGCCGGTTGGGTGAGGACGAGCCTTGGGTGCTGGGCGCGGTCAACCCGCCGGTGTTCGAGAACTCGCTGTTCACGTTCGCGACCGCGCAGGCGCTGGGCGAGGCGATCAGGAACGAGGACGAGCGGTACGTCTACTGGCGGGGGACCAACCCTACGGTCGATCTTGCCCAGCGTAAGCTGGCCGCGCTGGAGCGGGGAGAGCGGGCCAAGTGTTTCGGCTCCGGCATGGGCGCCATCTCGGCGACGATCTCGTCGCTCGTCTCGGCCGGCGACCACGTGCTGGTGCTGGGCGCGGTCTACGGGCCGACCACGCAGTTCCTGCGTTACCTGGAGAAGTTCGGCGTCACGCATACGCACGTCGGCGACCTCGCGGAGGGTGACAGCGCTATCAGGGCGGACACCCGCCTACTCTACTTCGAGTCCCCCTCCTACATGGCCTACGCCGTCGTCGACATCGCCGAGGTGACGGGGTGGGCGCGCGAGCGCGGCCTGGTGACGGTGATGGACAACACCTGGTCCACGCCGATCTTCCAGAAGCCGCTGACGATGGGCGTCGACCTGGTCGTGCACTCGTTGTCGAAGTACATCGGCGGGCACAGCGACCTCGTGGGCGGCGTGGTCGTGGGTTCCTCGCGGCTGATCCGGCCGCTGGCCCTGACGGAGTACCAGCTGTACGGGGCCGCCATGTCACCGCACGACGCGGCCAAGGTGATCAAGGGGTTGCGGACCTTGCCCGTGCGGATGGCCGCCCACCAGGAGCGGGGACTGGCGGTGGCGGCGTTCCTGGCCGGCCATCCGGGTGTGCGGGCGGTCAACCACCCGGGGCTTGCGTCGCATCCCGGGCACGCCATCGCCACCCGCCAGATGTCGGGGTTCTCGAGCCTGTTCAGCATCGAGCTGGCGACCGAATCGAGGGAAGAGGTCGCGACGTTTCTCGATAAATTGCGATATTTCAGGATCGGCGTGTCGTGGGGTGGCTTCGAGAGCCTGGTGAACGCACCCGCCCTGTCCACCGAGGAGAGCGTGCGCGCCACCATGGGCATCCCGGTCGGTCTCGTCCGTCTCTCGGTCGGTCTGGAACCCGCGGACACTTTGATCAAGGACCTCGGTCTAGCGCTGGAAGGCATGGGTCGCCTAGCGTGA